The Streptomyces tubercidicus DNA segment TACGGCCAGCGCGCCTACCTCGTACAGTTGCGCCGCGAGGGCGCCGGCAGCGTGCTGGTCGACCCGGTCGGCTGCCCCGACCTGTCGGCGCTGGGGGAGGCGATCGGCGACGCCGAGTGGGTGCTGCACGCCGCCACCCAGGACCTGCCGTGTCTGCGTGACATAGGGATGGTCCCCACCCGGCTGTTCGACACCGAGCTGGCCGGGCGGCTGGCCGGCTTCGCCCGGGTCGGCCTGGGCGCCATGGTCGAGAACGTGCTCGGCTTCGCCCTGGAGAAGGGCCACTCCGCCGTCGACTGGTCCACCCGCCCGCTGCCCGAGCCCTGGCTGCGTTATGCCGCGCTCGATGTCGAGCTGCTGGTGGATCTCCGGGACGCGCTGGAGGAGGAGCTGACGCAGCAGGGGAAACTGGAGTGGGCCCGGCAGGAGTTCGCCGCGATCGCGGCCGCTCCCCCGCCACCGCCCCGCAAGGATCCCTGGCGCCGTACGTCCGGGATGCACAAGGTTCGCCGGCGCCGCCAGATGGCCGTCGTACGGGAGCTGTGGACGGCCCGTGACCAGGTTGCCCAGCGGCGCGATGTGTCGCCCGGCAAGGTGCTCGGGGACGCCGCGATCGTGGAGGCGGCGCTGAGCCTGCCGCCGAACAGTCACGCGCTGGCGGGGCTGCCCGGCTTCGGGCACCGGATGGGACGGCGGCAGCTGGAGCAGTGGCAGGCCGCCGTGGACCGCGCCCGCGCGCTGCCGGAGAGCGAGCTGCCGCAGCCCGGCCAGCCGCTCAACGGCCCGCCGCCGCCCCGCGCCTGGGCCGACAAGGACCCGGCCGCCGCGGCCCGGCTGTCGGCCGCCCGTGCGGCGGTCACCGCGCTCGCCGAGAACCTGAATCTCCCGCAGGAAAACCTGATCACTCCGGACACGGTGCGCCGGCTGTGCTGGGAGCCGCCGGCCGAGCCGAGCCGGGAATCGGTCGCCGAGGTGCTGGCCGGCCACGGCGCCCGCCCCTGGCAGATCGAGCAGGTCGCGCCGCTGCTCACCGAAGCGCTGGTGACGGACGCCGGCTGACGCGGATGCCCCGGGCACAGGAGACTCCGGCCCGGGGCATGCGGGGTGGTCGCTCAGTCCTGATCGACGTTCATCCACAGGACCTTGCGGTTGGTCGCGTCGATCTCGTACGTCGTCTCGTTCCAGTCGTCGGGGGTCACCACGCCCACCGTCCATGCCACGGTGTCGTTGCCGTGGTCGGCGTCACCGAGCTCGATGGTGGTGACGGTGCCCTTGGTCTTCTCGGTGGCCGTCTGCGCGGCCTGCTGGGCCGTCACGGTGGCCTTGGTCAGCCGGGCGGCCAGCTGCTGCTTGTCATCGGGGTCTTCCGACTGGGGCTGCGGCTTCTGGGCCTTGCCGGAGACCGCGTCGACGCGCACGGCGTAGGCCGCCCCGTCGGTCGTCGCCACGGCGGTGTCCCAATACGGGCTGGCGGGCGTCCCCTTGAGTTCCGCGGCGATCGCCTCCGAAGAAGGCACGGCCGCGATGGCCGCCTTCAGCGCCTGCCCGTAGTCCACCTTCGCCTTGGGGACCAGGGCCTTGCGCTGGGCCTGGTCCGCGCTGAGCGAGCCGGTCGGGGAGGCGGGTGCGGTGGCGGGCACCGCCCGTGAGGGGCCCGCGCTCTTGTCGGGGCTGCCCGTGTCCTTGCCGCTGTCCCCGCAGCCCGACAGCAGCGCGCCCGTGGCGGCGACGGCACAGACCAGTCCGATCGTGCGCGGCCCCGCCGGACGCCCGCGCCGGACCACGACACCACTCCTCTTCGTATCCATATGGGCACTTTAGGTGTGAGATGGGACCAATTACTCCAAGACCCGACGGTGTTCTGTCCTTTTCGCTCACCGGTTTCCACCGGTTGCGGTGCACTCACCCCGTAGCCGGGGCATCCGCCGGGTGTGACCTTCAACGCTCCGGGCGGTGGGGGTGTGCAGCCTGGTTACCCGTAAGTAGCATGTCGGTGGGAAGCGCCCCGCGGGGCGCCCCGCAGCAGCAGTGCCATCCCGCACCTGGAGGAGAGCCAACGTGCCTCGTACCGCTAGGGACGTCGTCTTCGTCGACGGCGTCCGCACCCCGTTCGGCAAGGCGGGCCCGAAGGGCATCTACCACGAGACCCGCGCCGACGATCTCGTCGTGAAGGCCATCCGGGAGCTGCTGCGCCGCAACCCGGCCCTGGACCCCGCGAAGATCGACGAGGTCGCCATCGCCGCGACCACCCAGATCGGTGACCAGGGTCTGACCATCGGCCGCACGGCCGGCATCCTCGCGGGCCTCCCGCAGTCCGTCCCCGGCTACTCCATCGACCGCATGTGCGCCGGTGCGCTGACCGCCGTCACGGCCACCGCCGGCTCCATCGCCTTCGGCGCGTACGACGCCGTCATCGCCGGCGGTGTCGAGCACATGGGCCGTCACCCCATGGGCGAGGGCGTCGACCCGAACCCGCGGTTCGTCAGCGAGAAGCTCGTCGACCAGTCGGCCCTGTTCATGGGCATGACGGCGGAGAACCTCCACGACCGCTACCCGCACATCACCAAGCAGCGCGCCGACGAGTACGCCGTGCGCTCGCAGGAGAAGGCGGCGAAGGCGTACGCGAACGGGAAGATCCAGCAGGACCTGGTGCCGGTCTCGGTGCGCAACACCAACGCGGAGGTCGGCGAGACGGGCTGGGGCCTGGTCACCGCCGATGAGCCGATGCGTCCGGGGACGACCCTGGAGAACCTCGCGGGCCTGAAGACGCCGTTCCGTACGCACGGCCGCGTCACCGCCGGTAACGCCGCCGGTCTCAACGACGGCGCCACCGCCTCGGTCATCGCCTCCGAGGACTTCGCCCGGGAGCACGGCCTCCCGGTCAAGATGCGCCTGGTCTCCTACGCCTTCGCCGGTGTCGAGCCCGAGGTCATGGGCTACGGCCCGATCCCGGCCACCGAGAAGGCGCTCGCCAAGGCGGGCCTGGGCATCGAGGACATCAACCTCTTCGAGATCAACGAGGCGTTCGCCGTGCAGGTGCTCGCCTTCCTCGACCACTACGGCATCGCGGACGACGACGCGCGCGTCAATCAGTACGGCGGCGCCATCGCCTTCGGCCACCCGCTGGCCTCCTCCGGTGTGCGGCTGATGACCCAGCTGGCCCGGCAGTTCGAGGAGCAGCCGGAGGTCCGCTACGGCCTGACCACCATGTGCGTCGGCTTCGGCATGGGCGCGACGGTCATCTGGGAGAACCCGAACCACAAGGACGCCGGAGGCGACAAGTGAGCAACACCACCACCGCCGAGCTTCTGAAGGGTGCGGCCGAGCTGTTCCCGGACGAGGTCGTCACGTCGGCGCATGTCCGCCACCTCGATCTGCCGTACGGCGCGGGCAAGTTCGCGCTGATTACACTCGACAACGGCTTCGACCACACCAAGCCGACCACCTTCGGTCCCGGCTCGCTGGCGAACCTCAACGCCGCGCTCGACCAGGTCGAGAAGGAGGCCGCGGACGGCGAGATCGTCGGCGTCGGCATCACCGGCAAGCCGTTCATCTTCGCCGTCGGCGCCGACCTCAAGGGCGTCGAGCTGCTGAAGAAGCACGAGGACGCGCTGGCCATCGGCAAGGGCGGCCACGAGGTCTTCAAGCGACTGGCCGGGCTGGCCGTGCCGACCTTCGCGTACTACAACGGTGCGGCGATGGGCGGCGGCGTCGAGGTCGGTCTGCACTGCTCCTACCGCACGGTCTCCAAGGCCCTTCCGGCCTTCTCGCTGCCCGAGGTCTTCCTGGGTCTCGTCCCGGGCTGGGGCGGCTGTGCGCTGCTGCCGAACCTGATCGGCGCGGACAAGGCCGTCTCGGTCATCATCGAGAACTCGCTCAACCAGAACAAGCAGCTCAAGGGCCAGCAGGTCTTCGACCTCGGCATCGCGGACGCGATCTTCGAGGGCGCGGACTTCCTGGAGCAGTCGCTGATCTGGACGGCGAACGTCCTCAAGGGCGAGGTCACCGTCGAGCGCCCCGAGGTCGACCGCGGTGAGGGCTGGGACCAGGCCGTCGCCAAGGGCAAGTTCATCGCCGACGGCAAGGTGCACGGCGCCGCCCCGGCCGCCTACCGGGCCCTCGACATCATCGCCGCCGCCAAGGACGGCGATCTGCAGGCCGGTTTCGACGCCGAGGACCAGGCCCTGGCGGACCTGATCATGGGTGGCGAACTCCGCGCCGGCATCTACTCGTTCAACCTGGTGCAGAAGCGCGCCAAGCGGCCCGCCGGTGCGCCGGACAAGAACCTGGCGCGTCCGGTCAGCAAGGTCGGTGTCGTCGGCGCCGGTCTGATGGCCTCGCAGCTGGCCCTGCTGTTCCTGCGCCGCCTGGAGGTGCCGGTCGTGCTGACCGACATCGACCAGGAGCGCGTCGACAAGGGTGTGGGCTATGTCCACGCCGAGATCGACAAGCTGCTGGGCAAGGGCCGGATCAACCAGGACAAGGCCAACCGCCTCAAGGCCCTGGTCTCCGGTGTGCTCGACAAGGCCGAGGGCTTCTCCGACGCCGACTTCATCATCGAGGCGGTCTTCGAGGAGATCGGCGTCAAGCAGACGGTGTTCGCGGAGGTGGAGGCCGTCGCCCCGGCGCACGCCATCCTCGCCACCAACACCTCCTCGCTGTCGGTCACCGAGATGGCCTCGAAGCTGAAGCACCCCGAGCGGGTCGTCGGCTTCCACTTCTTCAACCCGGTCGCGATCCTGCCGCTGCTGGAGATCGTCCGCGGCGAGAAGACCGATGACGCCTCGCTGGCCACGGCCTTCGGTGTCGCCAAGAAGCTGAAGAAGACCGCGGTGCTGGTGAAGGACGCCCCGGCGTTCGTCGTCAACCGCATCCTGACCCGCTTCATGGGCGAGATCCAGAACGTCATCGACGAGGGCACCCCGGTCGAGACCGCCGAGAAGGCCATCGAGCCGCTCGGTCTGCCGATGTCGCCGCTGGTGCTGCTGGAGCTGGTCGGCCCGGCGATCGGTCTGCACGTCTCCGAGACGCTGAACCGCGCCTTCCCGGACCGCTTCACGGTCTCGCCGAACCTCAAGGCCGTCGTCGAGGCCGGCAAGCGCGGCTTCTACGTCTACGACTCCGGCACGCCGGAGCTGGACCCCGAGGTCGCCGCGCTGCTCAAGCAGGGCGACTCGGTGCTGACGGAGGAGCAGGTCCGCGACCGTGTTCTGGACGCGGTGGCGCAGGAGATCGGCCTGATGCTGGACGAGGGCGTGGTCGCCGAGGCGCAGGACATCGACCTGTGCCTGATCACCGGCGCCGGCTGGCCCTTCCACCTGGGCGGCATCACGCCGTACCTGGACCGCGCGGGCGTCTCCGAGCGGGTGCGGGGCAAGAAGTTCCTGGCCCCGGGTATCGCGAGCGTCCCCGCGTAAGGGCGCACCGATCACCACGGCGCGGGTCGGCTCGGCGGAGCCGGCCCGCGCTGTCGTGTGCCCGGCGCGGGCCGGGCCCGGCATGGGAGGGTGGCGCCATGGATTCCCTGGTCATTGTCGATGCCGCGAATGTCGTCGGCTCGGTGCCCGACGGCTGGTGGCGGGACCGGCACGGCGCGGCGGAGCGGCTGCGCGACGCCCTCGCCGGCTACGCCACCACGGGCCTGCCGGGCCTGGCGCCGCCGCCCCTGGAGATGGTCCTGGTGGTGGAGGGCGCGGCACGCGGCGTCGAGTCCATCGAGGGCGTCCGGGTGGTCCCGGCCCCCGGCAGCGGCGACGACCGCATCGTCCAGCTCGTCTCGGACGCCTGCCAGGACCGGGACTGCCTGGTCATCACCGCAGACCGCGAACTCCGCACCCGCGTCCAGGCCCTGGGCGCCCGCGTCACGGGGCCGAGGGCGGTGTGGGGGCGGGGGCGCGGCGGGGATTAGGCGGGCTCATGCCATGCCCTCCCAGGCGTCGGCTCCGAAGGTGCCTTTCACCTCGGAGGCGAGGGTCGCGGGGTCCACGGTGGCCTGGAGGGCGTAGACGGTGGTCTTGCGGGGGCCGCGGACGCTGAGGTGTACGGGGCTGTCGCCCGGGTGGTCCGCGAGGATGCGCTTGAGTTCCTTGACGGACTGTTCGGTGATGCGGTGCGCGGGGAGCGCGAGCCGTACGGGGAGCTTGCCGCCGTGTTCGGCGGCGGAGAGGTCGAGGACGGTGAGTTCTCTGCCGAAGAGCTGCACCGTGCCGTCCCGGTCCTCGATCCGGCCGGTGACGGAGATGACGTTGTCCTCGGCCAGTGCGTGCTGGACGAGTTGGTAGGCGGCGGGGAAGAACAGGACCTCGATGGCGGCGTCGCGGTCTGCGAGGGTGATGACGGCCCAGGCGTTGCCCTGTTTGGTCATCTTGCGCTGGATGCCGGTGATCAGGCCGGAGAGCCGCACCTCTCCGGTGCTGCGGCCGGAGGCAAGCAGGTCGGCGATGGTGCAGTCGCGGGCGCGGGAGAGTACGTCCTCGGCACCGTCCAGCGGATGGGCGGAGACATAGAGGCCGAGCATCTCGCGTTCGGTGGCCAGGAGCTGACGGCGGGGCCACTCCGTGTCGTCGACGGGGAAATCGAGCCCGAAGACGGGTGCGCTGCCGCCTGCCCCGGCCGGCTCGGCGAAGAGGTCTTCCTGTCCGAAGCTTGCCGCCTTCTTCACCGGGGTGATCGCATCGATGGCCTCCTCGTGGAGGGCGGTGAGGCCCTTGCGGGTATGTCCCAGGGAGTCGAAGCTGCCGGCCTTGATCAGGGACTCCACGGCCCGCTTGTTCAGTGCGGGCAGACCGGCCTTGTCGAGGAAGTCGGCGAAGGAGCTGAACTTTCCCTTGGTGCGGCGGGCCTCGACGATCGCGTCGATGACGTGGTCGCCGACGTTGCGCACCGACCGCAGACCGAAGCGCACATCGTCGCCGACGGCGGTGAATTCGGCGACGGATGCGTTCACATCGGGCTGGAGGACCCGTACGCCGTTCTTGCGGGCGTCGGCGAGGTAGACGGCGGCCTTGTCCTTGTCGTCGCCGACGGAGGTGAGCAGGGCCGCCATGTACTCGGCCGGGTAGTTGGCCTTCAGATAGGCCGTCCAGTAGGAGACGAGACCGTATCCGGCGGTGTGGGACTTGTTGAACGCGTAGCCGGAGAAGGGGAGCATGACGTCCCACAGGGCCTTGATGGCCTCCTCGCTGTAGCCGTTGGCACGCATTCCGGCGTGGAAGGTGTCCCACTCCGCGGCCAGCACCTCGGGCTTCTTCTTGCCCATCGCACGGCGCAGCAGATCGGCACCGCCGAGGGTGTAGCCGGCCAGCTCCCGGGCGATGGCCATGATCTGCTCCTGGTAGACGAGCAGATGGAAGGTGTTGCCGAGGATGGGCTCCAGGGCGTCCTGCAGCTCGGGGTGGATGGGGGTGATGTCCTGGCGGCCGGTCTTGCGGTGGGCGTAGTTGGTGTGGGCGTTGGCCGCCATCGGGCCGAGCCGGTAGAGGGCGTTGACCGCCGCGATGTCCTCGAACCGGGTGGGTTCCATCTGCCTCAGCAGCACGCGCATGCCCCCGCCGTCGAGCTGGAAGACGCCGAAGGTGTTGCCCTCGGCCAGCAGCCGGTAGGTCGTGGCGTCGTCGAGCGGGATGACGGTGGCGGAGGAGTCCCCGTCCTGCGGGTCGACGGTGGTCAGGCTGACGCCGCGGTTCTCCCGGATGTTCTCGATGGCCTGGTCGATGACGCCGAGGTTCCGCAGCCCCAGGAAGTCCATTTTGATCAGGCCCATGGCTTCGCAGGACGGGTAGTCGAAGCCGGTGATCTTCACCCCGTCCGAGGCGCGCATATGCAGCGGGATGCGGTCCGTGAGGGTGGTCTTGGAGAGGATCACCGCGGCGGCGTGCACACCGGTGCCGCGGGTGAGTCCCTCCACGCCGCGCGCGGTGTCGATGACGCGCCGCACGTCCTGTTCGCGCTCGTACATCTGCCGGATCTCCGCTGCCTCCCCGTAGCGTTCCTGGGCGGGGTCGACGATGACGGCGAGCGGAGCCGAGGTGCCGTTCTGGTCCGGCGGAAGCGCCTTGGTGATCCGTTCTCCGTGGGAGAAGGGATAGCCGAGAATGCGCGAGGAGTCCTTGATCGCGTTCTTGGCCTTGATCTTGCCGAAGGTGTTCACCATGGCGGTGTAGTTCTCGCCGTACTTCTCGGTGACGTAGCGGACCATCCGGTCGCGCTGACGGTCGTCGAAGTCGAGGTCCACATCCGGCGGATTGATGCGCTCCGGATTCAGGAACCGTTCGAAGAGCAAACCGTGCTCCAGGGGGCACAGTTCGGTGATGCGGGTGGCGTAGGCGACGATCGATCCGGTGGCCGAGCCCCGCCCGGGGCCGAGGGGGATCCGGTTCTCGCGGGCGTGCCGGCAGATGTCCGCCACGACGAGGAAGTACGAACTGAAGCCCATGGGGCCGATCACCGACATCTCGGTCTCGAAGCGCGCCACGATCTGCGCGGGCACCGGATCGCCATAGCGCATGGCCAGGCCCTTGACTGCCTCCTTGCGCAGCCACGACTCCTGGGTCTCCCCTTCGGGCACGTCCGGGAATTGCGGCATCTCGTCGACGTAGTGGAAGACATCGTCATAGGGCTCGGTGCGCTCGGCGATCAGCAGGGTGTTGTCACAGGCTTCCGGGAGCTCCGAGAACAGGCGGCGCATCTCCGCGGCGGTCTTGAGGTAGTAGCCGGATCCGTTGAAGCGGAAGCGGTTCGGGTCGTCCTTGTCCTTGCCGACGCCGATGCACAACAGGCTGTCGTGCGCGTCGGCCTGGTCCTCCGTCACGTAGTGCGCGTCGTTGGTGGCCAGCAGCGGGATGCCGAGATCCTTGGCCAGTCGCAGCAGCCCCTGGCGGACGTCGCGCTCGATGTCCAGGCCGTGGTCCATCAGCTCCAGGAAGTAGTTCTCCTTCCCGAAGATGTCCTGATAGGCGCCCGCGGCGGTCCGGGCCTCGTCGTACTGGTTCAGCCGCAGCCGGGTCTGGATCTCTCCCGAGGGGCAGCCCGTGGTGGCGATGATGCCGTCCGGCCGCTCGGCGATCAGCTCCCGGTCCATACGCGGTTTGCCGGCCGGGAACTGGCCCTCGTAACTGGCCCGCGTACTGAGCCAGAACAGGTTCCGCAGCCCCTGAACGTCCCGCGCCCACATGGTCATATGGGTGAAGCGGCCGCCACCGGAGACATCCTTCGAGCCCTCGCCGTCCTCGCTCATGGCGCGACGGCCTCCGGGCCCCCAGAACTCCTGCTTCCGGACGAAGCGCGAGGACGGTGCCAGATACGCCTCGATACCGATGATCGGTTTGATGCCCTCGAAGTCCTTGGCCACCTGCGCGAATTCATAGGCGCCGAACATATTGCCGTGATCGCTCAGGGCAATCGCGGGCATGCGCTGGCGGGCCACCTCGCCGAACATCGGCTTCATCTTCTGGGCGCCGTCAAGCATCGAATACTCGGTGTGGTTGTGCAGATGGACAAAGGAATCCGGCACGAGTGGGGGCACCTCAGGGGTGAAGGGACACAAGGGATTTGTGCAACCGCAGGTTGACCACACCTATGAAAGCGGCCGGTACCTCTGGGGATCAAACAACCATTTCGACGCAATGAACAACGGATGGTTGTTCTCTTAGGATGGCGGCCGTGGATCTCAACGCCGTACGCACCTACGTCACCGTCGTCGACACCGGACAGTTCCAGGAAGCGGCCGCCGCTCTCTCGGTCACCCAGCAGGCGGTCTCGAAACGCGTCGCCACACTGGAAAAGGACCTCGGCGTAGCGCTGTTCAGGCGGCCCGCCCGGGGAGCCGGGCTCACCATCGACGGGCAGGCCTTCCTCCCCTACGCCAGAGCGCTCCTACGGGCCGAGGAAGAGGCCGCCGCATCCGTACGGCCCGGACACCGGGCACTGCGCGTCGATGTGATCGGCCGACGGCTCTCCACGGCGGGCCTGCTCCGCGACTTCCACCGGGCCCACCCCGAGACCGGTCTCGACGTCATGACCCTGTTCAACTCGGCCGAAGCCATCGCCGCCGTCCAGGCCGGCACTATCGACGCGACCTTCCGTGCCCTGATCGTGCCGGGCCGGCAGCTGCCCGACGGCCTGGCAGCCACCGTGGTCTTTGATGAACCCCTCCAGCTGTTCACCGGGCCCGCGCACGAATTCGCCACCGCCCGCTCCCTCACTCCCGCGCAGCTCGCCGGGCGCCGGATCTGGATGCCGGGCAACGCCGCCGACACCGAGTGGGCGGCCTACTACGACGAACTCGCCGCCACCTTCGGCATCACCATCGACGCGGTCGGCCCGAACTTCGGCGTCGAGCATCTGCTGGACACGATCGCGGACTCCTCGACGCTGGGGACCTTCCTCAGCGAGCAGACCCCGCTGGTCTGGCCCGCCGGTCACGACCTGCGGCGCATCCCCCTGCGGGACCCCACCCCGGTCTACCCGCACTCACTGATCTGGCGCTCCGACAACCCGCACCCCGCCCTCGCGGCCCTGCGCCACCACCTCACCTCCGCCTATCCCGGCCGCCCCGCCACCGGCATCTGGACCCCGCAGTGGGCCCAGCCCGCTCGTGCTGAGCACCGGTGACGGGCGGCGGTCGTC contains these protein-coding regions:
- a CDS encoding thiolase family protein, producing the protein MPRTARDVVFVDGVRTPFGKAGPKGIYHETRADDLVVKAIRELLRRNPALDPAKIDEVAIAATTQIGDQGLTIGRTAGILAGLPQSVPGYSIDRMCAGALTAVTATAGSIAFGAYDAVIAGGVEHMGRHPMGEGVDPNPRFVSEKLVDQSALFMGMTAENLHDRYPHITKQRADEYAVRSQEKAAKAYANGKIQQDLVPVSVRNTNAEVGETGWGLVTADEPMRPGTTLENLAGLKTPFRTHGRVTAGNAAGLNDGATASVIASEDFAREHGLPVKMRLVSYAFAGVEPEVMGYGPIPATEKALAKAGLGIEDINLFEINEAFAVQVLAFLDHYGIADDDARVNQYGGAIAFGHPLASSGVRLMTQLARQFEEQPEVRYGLTTMCVGFGMGATVIWENPNHKDAGGDK
- a CDS encoding PepSY domain-containing protein, whose product is MDTKRSGVVVRRGRPAGPRTIGLVCAVAATGALLSGCGDSGKDTGSPDKSAGPSRAVPATAPASPTGSLSADQAQRKALVPKAKVDYGQALKAAIAAVPSSEAIAAELKGTPASPYWDTAVATTDGAAYAVRVDAVSGKAQKPQPQSEDPDDKQQLAARLTKATVTAQQAAQTATEKTKGTVTTIELGDADHGNDTVAWTVGVVTPDDWNETTYEIDATNRKVLWMNVDQD
- a CDS encoding NTP pyrophosphohydrolase; protein product: MDSLVIVDAANVVGSVPDGWWRDRHGAAERLRDALAGYATTGLPGLAPPPLEMVLVVEGAARGVESIEGVRVVPAPGSGDDRIVQLVSDACQDRDCLVITADRELRTRVQALGARVTGPRAVWGRGRGGD
- the dnaE gene encoding DNA polymerase III subunit alpha; this translates as MPDSFVHLHNHTEYSMLDGAQKMKPMFGEVARQRMPAIALSDHGNMFGAYEFAQVAKDFEGIKPIIGIEAYLAPSSRFVRKQEFWGPGGRRAMSEDGEGSKDVSGGGRFTHMTMWARDVQGLRNLFWLSTRASYEGQFPAGKPRMDRELIAERPDGIIATTGCPSGEIQTRLRLNQYDEARTAAGAYQDIFGKENYFLELMDHGLDIERDVRQGLLRLAKDLGIPLLATNDAHYVTEDQADAHDSLLCIGVGKDKDDPNRFRFNGSGYYLKTAAEMRRLFSELPEACDNTLLIAERTEPYDDVFHYVDEMPQFPDVPEGETQESWLRKEAVKGLAMRYGDPVPAQIVARFETEMSVIGPMGFSSYFLVVADICRHARENRIPLGPGRGSATGSIVAYATRITELCPLEHGLLFERFLNPERINPPDVDLDFDDRQRDRMVRYVTEKYGENYTAMVNTFGKIKAKNAIKDSSRILGYPFSHGERITKALPPDQNGTSAPLAVIVDPAQERYGEAAEIRQMYEREQDVRRVIDTARGVEGLTRGTGVHAAAVILSKTTLTDRIPLHMRASDGVKITGFDYPSCEAMGLIKMDFLGLRNLGVIDQAIENIRENRGVSLTTVDPQDGDSSATVIPLDDATTYRLLAEGNTFGVFQLDGGGMRVLLRQMEPTRFEDIAAVNALYRLGPMAANAHTNYAHRKTGRQDITPIHPELQDALEPILGNTFHLLVYQEQIMAIARELAGYTLGGADLLRRAMGKKKPEVLAAEWDTFHAGMRANGYSEEAIKALWDVMLPFSGYAFNKSHTAGYGLVSYWTAYLKANYPAEYMAALLTSVGDDKDKAAVYLADARKNGVRVLQPDVNASVAEFTAVGDDVRFGLRSVRNVGDHVIDAIVEARRTKGKFSSFADFLDKAGLPALNKRAVESLIKAGSFDSLGHTRKGLTALHEEAIDAITPVKKAASFGQEDLFAEPAGAGGSAPVFGLDFPVDDTEWPRRQLLATEREMLGLYVSAHPLDGAEDVLSRARDCTIADLLASGRSTGEVRLSGLITGIQRKMTKQGNAWAVITLADRDAAIEVLFFPAAYQLVQHALAEDNVISVTGRIEDRDGTVQLFGRELTVLDLSAAEHGGKLPVRLALPAHRITEQSVKELKRILADHPGDSPVHLSVRGPRKTTVYALQATVDPATLASEVKGTFGADAWEGMA
- a CDS encoding 3-hydroxyacyl-CoA dehydrogenase NAD-binding domain-containing protein codes for the protein MSNTTTAELLKGAAELFPDEVVTSAHVRHLDLPYGAGKFALITLDNGFDHTKPTTFGPGSLANLNAALDQVEKEAADGEIVGVGITGKPFIFAVGADLKGVELLKKHEDALAIGKGGHEVFKRLAGLAVPTFAYYNGAAMGGGVEVGLHCSYRTVSKALPAFSLPEVFLGLVPGWGGCALLPNLIGADKAVSVIIENSLNQNKQLKGQQVFDLGIADAIFEGADFLEQSLIWTANVLKGEVTVERPEVDRGEGWDQAVAKGKFIADGKVHGAAPAAYRALDIIAAAKDGDLQAGFDAEDQALADLIMGGELRAGIYSFNLVQKRAKRPAGAPDKNLARPVSKVGVVGAGLMASQLALLFLRRLEVPVVLTDIDQERVDKGVGYVHAEIDKLLGKGRINQDKANRLKALVSGVLDKAEGFSDADFIIEAVFEEIGVKQTVFAEVEAVAPAHAILATNTSSLSVTEMASKLKHPERVVGFHFFNPVAILPLLEIVRGEKTDDASLATAFGVAKKLKKTAVLVKDAPAFVVNRILTRFMGEIQNVIDEGTPVETAEKAIEPLGLPMSPLVLLELVGPAIGLHVSETLNRAFPDRFTVSPNLKAVVEAGKRGFYVYDSGTPELDPEVAALLKQGDSVLTEEQVRDRVLDAVAQEIGLMLDEGVVAEAQDIDLCLITGAGWPFHLGGITPYLDRAGVSERVRGKKFLAPGIASVPA
- a CDS encoding ribonuclease D yields the protein MTDAQKTAADTTLRATGDSPPDPRPAPVPLLEPREGIPPVTATDEALAEVVAAFAAGTGPVAVDAERASGYRYGQRAYLVQLRREGAGSVLVDPVGCPDLSALGEAIGDAEWVLHAATQDLPCLRDIGMVPTRLFDTELAGRLAGFARVGLGAMVENVLGFALEKGHSAVDWSTRPLPEPWLRYAALDVELLVDLRDALEEELTQQGKLEWARQEFAAIAAAPPPPPRKDPWRRTSGMHKVRRRRQMAVVRELWTARDQVAQRRDVSPGKVLGDAAIVEAALSLPPNSHALAGLPGFGHRMGRRQLEQWQAAVDRARALPESELPQPGQPLNGPPPPRAWADKDPAAAARLSAARAAVTALAENLNLPQENLITPDTVRRLCWEPPAEPSRESVAEVLAGHGARPWQIEQVAPLLTEALVTDAG
- a CDS encoding LysR family transcriptional regulator, with the protein product MDLNAVRTYVTVVDTGQFQEAAAALSVTQQAVSKRVATLEKDLGVALFRRPARGAGLTIDGQAFLPYARALLRAEEEAAASVRPGHRALRVDVIGRRLSTAGLLRDFHRAHPETGLDVMTLFNSAEAIAAVQAGTIDATFRALIVPGRQLPDGLAATVVFDEPLQLFTGPAHEFATARSLTPAQLAGRRIWMPGNAADTEWAAYYDELAATFGITIDAVGPNFGVEHLLDTIADSSTLGTFLSEQTPLVWPAGHDLRRIPLRDPTPVYPHSLIWRSDNPHPALAALRHHLTSAYPGRPATGIWTPQWAQPARAEHR